In the Chloroflexota bacterium genome, CAGCGCTCAACCCCGGTCTCCTGAATGGTCCGGACGGTCCGCAGATGGGGGCGAACGCCGGGCGCAACAGCGACGAAGCGCGGATTCTCGCCGCACTCGGCGTGTACGAGCGCATTTGAGACGCGGCGCGCGACGACGAGCAGCAACAAACGATCGCTGGACGAAGACCACATGGACGACGTCGCCAACGCTGCGTATGTGCTGACACCGGGCCAAGGCAGGTCAATCGACCTCGGCGCCTTCCGGATGTCCGTTAGGGCAACGGGCGAGCAGACGAACGGGGCGCTCTCGCTCCTGGAGGCCGACGAACCGGCCGGCTTCGGGCCACCGATGCATGTCCACCGCGATGCCGCCGAAGCGTTCTACGTGCTCGACGGCGAGTACGTGTGCCCGGCGGGTTCGTTCATCTACATCCCGGCT is a window encoding:
- a CDS encoding cupin domain-containing protein translates to MDDVANAAYVLTPGQGRSIDLGAFRMSVRATGEQTNGALSLLEADEPAGFGPPMHVHRDAAEAFYVLDGEYVCPAGSFIYIPAGLAHGFRVGGEASRKLNIYLPAAMVGYFDDLASATRAGEVDPDRLSEIARS